The proteins below are encoded in one region of Aeromonas veronii:
- the ubiH gene encoding 2-octaprenyl-6-methoxyphenyl hydroxylase produces the protein MSQSSLVNVDVAIVGGGMSGAVLALSLAALRGADGEPLRVLLLEASAPELNAHPGFDARAIALSAGTCEALVRHGIWPRFAPHCAPITHIHVSDKGHAGQTHLTAAEYGLPALGQVIELSAAGITLQQGMAQCPHIRVCCPAQLADIEPLEEGVRLRLASGEYYQTRLLVAADGGNSTVRQHFKLPVTRHDYGQSAIIATVKTAEDPAGRAFERFTEGGPLALLPMQEGLSSLVWSVQRDQADALMALDEQAFLAQLQQAFGWRLGRFLQTGVRHVYPLALAATDYPLAQRTVLVGNAAHLLHPIAGQGFNLGMRDLDLLTQALARALAAGEDIGSFEVLNSYWRQRRDDQAHTIWLTSSLAQLFSNGHGPLVAGRNLALSLMGRLGCLKAPLANQTLGFVSQTTR, from the coding sequence ATGTCTCAATCCTCTCTGGTTAACGTCGATGTGGCTATCGTCGGCGGCGGTATGAGCGGTGCCGTGCTGGCACTCTCCCTCGCGGCCCTGCGCGGCGCGGATGGCGAGCCCCTGCGAGTCCTGCTGCTGGAGGCGAGCGCCCCCGAACTCAATGCGCATCCCGGCTTCGACGCCAGGGCCATCGCCCTGTCGGCCGGTACCTGCGAGGCCCTTGTCCGGCACGGGATCTGGCCGCGCTTCGCCCCCCACTGCGCCCCCATCACCCATATCCATGTCTCCGACAAGGGCCACGCCGGCCAGACTCACCTCACCGCGGCGGAGTACGGCTTGCCAGCGCTTGGCCAGGTGATCGAACTGTCCGCGGCCGGGATCACTCTGCAACAGGGGATGGCACAGTGCCCGCACATCCGGGTCTGTTGCCCGGCCCAACTGGCGGACATCGAGCCGCTGGAGGAGGGGGTCAGACTGCGCCTTGCCAGCGGCGAGTACTACCAGACCCGGCTGCTGGTGGCGGCCGATGGGGGCAACTCCACCGTGCGCCAGCACTTCAAGCTGCCGGTGACGCGCCACGACTACGGCCAGAGCGCCATCATCGCCACCGTCAAGACGGCCGAGGATCCGGCCGGCCGCGCGTTCGAGCGTTTCACCGAGGGGGGGCCGCTGGCCTTGCTGCCCATGCAGGAGGGACTCTCCTCCCTGGTGTGGAGCGTGCAGCGGGATCAGGCAGACGCCCTGATGGCCCTGGATGAGCAGGCTTTTCTCGCCCAGTTGCAGCAGGCGTTCGGCTGGCGGCTCGGGCGCTTCCTGCAAACCGGGGTTCGCCATGTCTACCCGCTGGCCCTGGCGGCCACCGACTATCCCCTGGCCCAGCGTACCGTGCTGGTGGGCAATGCCGCCCATCTGCTGCACCCCATCGCCGGCCAGGGTTTCAACCTCGGCATGCGCGACCTCGACCTGCTCACCCAGGCGCTGGCCAGGGCGCTGGCCGCCGGGGAGGACATCGGCAGCTTCGAGGTCTTGAACAGCTATTGGCGCCAGCGCCGGGACGATCAGGCCCATACCATCTGGCTGACTTCGTCTTTGGCCCAGCTCTTCTCCAACGGCCATGGCCCCCTGGTGGCGGGCCGCAATCTGGCGCTCTCCCTGATGGGGCGCCTGGGCTGCCTCAAGGCGCCGCTGGCGAACCAGACTCTGGGGTTCGTCAGCCAGACGACGAGATGA
- a CDS encoding FAD-dependent 2-octaprenylphenol hydroxylase codes for MQMQTVDVVIVGGGMVGLGLAAALKNSALSVAIVEGQLPETTLGEAPDNRVSALSLASQRILQAVGAWDGIEGRRLQAYDKMAVWEQDSFGHIDFDAASLRQSALGHIVENRVIQLALLDAILDGNGGAGNIQLLSPARAKSLQVGEAGAVLLLEDGRALSAKLVVAADGAHSWVRRQADIPLTSWDYGHHALVATVRTIEPHEGVARQIFTPDGPLAFLPLWQPDLCSIVWSIPAARAEALCACDEASFNRQLTAAFDGRLGLCKVEGARGAIPLTARYARDFARERLVLVGDAAHTIHPLAGQGVNLGLLDAATLAEQLLKSQRAGADIGLLANLRGYERWRKSEAARMLAAMEGLKRLFGGGHPLKKLVRGAGLRMVDTLTPLKQGMIRAAMGLDGELPALAKGEKI; via the coding sequence ATGCAAATGCAGACGGTGGATGTGGTGATCGTGGGGGGCGGCATGGTGGGCCTCGGACTCGCCGCCGCCCTCAAGAACAGCGCCCTGAGTGTGGCCATCGTCGAGGGGCAACTGCCCGAGACGACGCTCGGGGAGGCGCCGGACAACAGGGTCAGTGCCCTGAGCCTTGCCAGCCAGCGGATCCTGCAGGCCGTGGGGGCCTGGGATGGCATCGAGGGTCGGCGCCTGCAGGCCTACGACAAGATGGCGGTGTGGGAGCAGGACAGCTTCGGCCACATCGATTTCGATGCCGCCAGCCTGCGCCAGTCCGCCCTTGGTCACATCGTCGAAAACCGGGTCATCCAGCTTGCGCTGCTCGATGCCATTCTTGATGGCAATGGTGGCGCCGGCAATATCCAGCTGCTGAGCCCGGCGCGGGCCAAGAGCCTGCAAGTGGGGGAGGCGGGGGCGGTGCTGCTGCTGGAAGATGGCCGCGCCCTCTCGGCCAAGCTGGTGGTGGCGGCCGATGGCGCCCACTCCTGGGTGCGCCGTCAGGCGGACATTCCCCTCACCAGCTGGGATTACGGCCACCACGCCCTGGTGGCGACGGTGCGCACCATTGAACCCCACGAGGGGGTGGCCCGCCAGATCTTCACCCCGGATGGTCCGCTCGCCTTCCTGCCCCTGTGGCAGCCGGATCTCTGCTCCATCGTCTGGTCCATTCCCGCTGCCCGGGCCGAGGCCCTCTGTGCCTGCGACGAAGCATCGTTCAATCGCCAGCTCACGGCGGCCTTCGACGGCCGGCTTGGGCTGTGCAAGGTGGAAGGGGCCCGTGGCGCCATCCCGCTCACGGCGCGTTATGCTCGCGACTTTGCCCGCGAGCGGCTGGTGCTGGTGGGGGATGCGGCCCACACCATACACCCGCTGGCAGGGCAGGGGGTCAACCTCGGACTGCTGGATGCGGCGACCCTGGCGGAGCAACTGCTCAAGAGCCAGCGCGCCGGCGCCGACATCGGCCTGCTCGCCAACCTGCGCGGTTACGAGCGCTGGCGCAAGAGCGAGGCCGCCCGCATGCTGGCGGCGATGGAGGGGCTCAAGCGGCTGTTTGGCGGTGGTCACCCCCTGAAGAAGCTGGTACGGGGCGCCGGACTGCGGATGGTGGATACCCTGACGCCCCTCAAACAGGGGATGATCCGGGCCGCCATGGGGCTGGACGGAGAGTTGCCGGCCCTGGCCAAGGGTGAAAAAATCTAA